One window of Dyadobacter sandarakinus genomic DNA carries:
- a CDS encoding ABC transporter ATP-binding protein, with product MIRLEKISKYYPAGFGKTYVLRHIDLEIKEGEFVSIMGPSGSGKSTLLHILGLLEEPSEGEYFFLDEPVQKLSEKKRTELHRHHIGFVFQAYHLIDELTVYENIETPLLYKGTGSSERKSRVAELLDRFNMVAKKDLFPHQLSGGQQQLVGVARAIVHNPKVIFADEPTGNLHSEQAIEIMELFQKLNREDKVTIVQVTHSELNAGYGNRVVRLKDGWLA from the coding sequence ATGATCAGATTAGAAAAAATATCCAAGTATTACCCTGCCGGATTCGGCAAGACTTACGTGCTCCGGCATATCGACCTGGAAATCAAGGAAGGCGAGTTTGTTTCAATTATGGGACCTTCGGGTTCGGGCAAGTCTACCTTACTGCATATTCTCGGGCTGCTTGAAGAGCCGTCGGAAGGTGAGTATTTTTTTCTGGACGAGCCTGTGCAAAAGCTTTCTGAAAAGAAGCGCACCGAGCTGCACCGTCACCACATCGGCTTTGTGTTTCAGGCTTATCACCTGATCGACGAGCTGACGGTGTATGAAAACATCGAGACTCCCCTGCTTTATAAAGGTACCGGCTCCTCGGAGCGTAAAAGCCGTGTAGCCGAGCTGCTCGACCGCTTCAACATGGTTGCCAAAAAAGACCTTTTCCCGCACCAGCTGTCGGGCGGTCAGCAGCAGCTGGTAGGCGTAGCCAGGGCGATTGTACACAATCCGAAGGTGATTTTTGCCGATGAACCTACCGGTAACCTGCATTCAGAGCAGGCGATAGAAATCATGGAACTGTTTCAAAAACTCAACCGGGAAGACAAGGTGACCATTGTACAGGTAACCCACTCGGAGCTCAATGCGGGATACGGCAACCGCGTTGTTCGCCTCAAAGATGGCTGGCTCGCCTAA
- a CDS encoding SMP-30/gluconolactonase/LRE family protein, with the protein MKSILFPVLFLLAGTFAFAQTKSKNFSNEGEFTSNCEGPAVDSDGNVYAVNFARDGTIAQISRKGSAGFFVTLPKGSTGNGIRFVDKNTFYVADFTGHNVLKVDLITRDVSVFAHEPKMSQPNDLAVTSGGHVFCSDPNWKEGTGQIWHVSPQGKVILAAGEMGTANGIEVSPDEKKLYVNESVQRKVWSFDLAADGTLSNKTLLHEFADGGMDGMRCDIQGNLYIARHGKGEVAVLSPEGKVIQTIHTIGKKVSNICFGGKNGKTCYITLQDRGCLESFSAKTAGREWAMMKAFAANNNN; encoded by the coding sequence ATGAAATCAATCCTCTTTCCCGTGCTCTTCCTACTTGCAGGAACATTCGCATTCGCGCAGACGAAAAGCAAGAATTTCTCAAATGAGGGCGAGTTTACAAGCAATTGCGAGGGACCGGCGGTGGATAGTGACGGGAATGTTTATGCGGTCAACTTTGCGCGGGACGGAACCATTGCGCAGATCAGCCGCAAAGGCAGCGCCGGCTTTTTTGTAACCCTGCCCAAAGGCAGTACTGGCAACGGAATCCGGTTTGTGGATAAAAATACCTTTTACGTAGCCGACTTTACAGGACATAACGTGCTGAAAGTTGACCTCATCACCCGTGACGTCTCCGTGTTTGCCCATGAGCCGAAGATGAGCCAGCCCAATGACCTGGCCGTGACGTCCGGAGGTCATGTTTTTTGCTCAGATCCTAACTGGAAAGAAGGTACCGGACAGATCTGGCATGTTTCGCCACAGGGAAAAGTAATACTTGCCGCAGGTGAAATGGGCACTGCCAACGGAATTGAAGTAAGTCCCGATGAGAAGAAACTGTATGTCAATGAAAGTGTACAGCGCAAAGTCTGGTCTTTTGACCTGGCTGCGGATGGTACCTTATCCAATAAAACATTACTCCACGAGTTTGCGGATGGCGGCATGGATGGTATGCGCTGCGATATCCAGGGAAACCTCTACATTGCCCGCCATGGCAAAGGCGAGGTGGCCGTTCTTTCTCCCGAAGGAAAAGTAATTCAGACCATTCACACAATCGGCAAGAAGGTTTCCAATATTTGCTTTGGAGGTAAAAACGGTAAGACGTGCTACATTACCCTTCAGGACCGTGGCTGCCTCGAATCTTTTTCTGCCAAAACCGCCGGGCGGGAATGGGCCATGATGAAAGCATTTGCAGCCAACAACAACAATTAG
- a CDS encoding DUF2911 domain-containing protein, producing MKTTILSLFLSLIAFTWASAQSSPHVTATGKNVNIRYGQPSKKGRVLFGKAGSGSLEPYGKVWRIGADSATVITFKKDGTFGGKPVKAGTYTFFATPNEKEWTIILNSQLGQWGAYSYDKFKDKDVLTVTVPNKTYPSSEEKLTFNVKDTALDFQWDKSGFSVPMKF from the coding sequence ATGAAAACTACAATTTTATCGCTTTTCCTGTCACTGATTGCATTCACATGGGCGTCGGCACAAAGCAGCCCGCATGTGACGGCAACTGGTAAAAACGTGAACATCCGGTATGGTCAACCTTCGAAAAAAGGCCGTGTACTGTTTGGAAAAGCAGGAAGCGGAAGTCTTGAACCCTATGGTAAAGTATGGCGGATCGGCGCTGACAGCGCGACTGTGATCACGTTTAAAAAAGACGGAACATTCGGTGGAAAGCCTGTAAAAGCGGGTACTTATACGTTTTTTGCTACACCAAACGAAAAGGAATGGACCATCATTCTCAATAGTCAGCTGGGACAGTGGGGTGCATACAGCTATGACAAGTTCAAAGACAAAGACGTGCTGACAGTAACGGTACCCAACAAAACTTACCCGAGCTCAGAAGAAAAACTGACGTTCAATGTAAAAGATACAGCTCTGGATTTTCAATGGGATAAATCAGGCTTCTCGGTACCGATGAAGTTTTAA
- a CDS encoding MFS transporter: MKTVSEKDPYAALRYSDFRFFISNTFLFSATILIQEVIVGYELYKMTHDPLALGLIGLAEVVPFVITSLFGGYIADQKNKITVMHISLVVILLGSVILYFAFQPGIYNQLTQLQHLIIIYSVFALIGFAKGFYSPASSSLKPYLVPRAIYHNSSTWSSSFWQAGSITGPAIAGFLYAFIGLTHTLLVVIASFVICWILLGMIKTRPEITKISTPLIESLKEGFRFVFKTRIVLYAISLDLFSVLFGGVVALLPVFAEDILKVGPEGLGLLRAAPSIGSLLTMFAMAYYPPTHNAWRNMLVAVAGFGVFTIVFALSTSFLLSCAALFLTGVFDSISVIVRQTILLIYPPDEMRGRVAAVNGIFVSSSNELGAFESGVMAKAFGTVPSVMIGGVVTILVVSLIYLRSKDLFSVRLS, translated from the coding sequence TTGAAAACAGTCAGCGAAAAAGATCCCTACGCAGCGTTACGCTATTCCGACTTCCGTTTTTTTATATCCAATACTTTTCTTTTTTCCGCCACCATCCTGATTCAGGAGGTAATTGTGGGCTATGAGTTATACAAAATGACACACGATCCGCTCGCACTGGGGCTTATTGGCCTGGCGGAAGTAGTACCTTTTGTAATTACCTCACTTTTTGGAGGTTACATTGCCGACCAAAAGAACAAGATTACTGTCATGCACATCAGTCTGGTGGTCATCCTGCTGGGCTCTGTGATCTTGTATTTTGCCTTCCAGCCCGGCATTTACAACCAGCTGACGCAATTGCAGCATCTGATCATCATTTATTCGGTTTTTGCATTGATCGGTTTTGCCAAAGGCTTTTACTCCCCGGCGTCGAGCTCTCTGAAACCTTACCTGGTACCGCGGGCGATCTACCACAATTCGTCTACATGGAGCAGCTCATTCTGGCAGGCGGGCTCGATTACCGGCCCGGCCATTGCGGGCTTTTTATATGCATTTATTGGTCTTACCCATACTTTGCTGGTGGTGATTGCGAGTTTTGTGATCTGCTGGATTTTGCTGGGTATGATCAAAACCCGCCCGGAGATTACCAAAATCTCAACACCGCTGATAGAGAGCCTCAAAGAAGGGTTCCGGTTTGTGTTCAAGACGCGTATTGTACTTTATGCTATTTCGCTCGACTTGTTTTCGGTTCTGTTTGGGGGCGTCGTGGCGCTGCTGCCTGTATTTGCCGAGGATATCCTGAAAGTAGGGCCGGAGGGACTGGGTTTGCTCCGCGCAGCACCTTCAATCGGTTCGCTGCTGACGATGTTTGCGATGGCGTACTATCCTCCCACGCACAATGCCTGGCGTAATATGCTTGTAGCAGTAGCCGGATTTGGTGTATTTACCATCGTCTTCGCCCTTTCGACCAGCTTCCTGCTTTCCTGCGCGGCATTGTTTCTGACCGGTGTATTTGACAGCATCAGTGTTATTGTGCGCCAAACAATTTTGCTGATTTATCCGCCGGACGAAATGCGGGGCAGAGTAGCGGCCGTGAATGGCATTTTCGTCAGCTCGTCCAACGAACTGGGTGCTTTCGAGTCCGGGGTGATGGCCAAAGCATTCGGTACCGTGCCTTCGGTGATGATCGGCGGCGTGGTGACGATCCTTGTGGTTTCGCTGATCTACCTGCGCTCCAAAGATCTGTTTTCGGTGCGGCTGAGCTGA
- a CDS encoding DUF1361 domain-containing protein: protein MGLDKMVHYLQSNLKVALLAFVSSAAMILLAFRIVFHDWNFVFLAWNLFLAWIPLVFIKWVWEQERNRPLPFGLLALYLFVWLMFFPNAPYIITDLKHLRSVPEAMIWYDALMIFTFSLSGLMTGLYSVRIVHRIVAGRWNGSLAWATIICSLVLSGFGVFLGRYGRWNSWDVLTQPGALVRGIISSMQNPLAIKHTLTFSFVLVLSYFAFHIFAELKQHEASHRYS, encoded by the coding sequence ATGGGATTGGACAAAATGGTACATTACCTGCAAAGCAACCTGAAAGTGGCCCTGCTTGCCTTCGTATCCTCAGCCGCTATGATATTGCTGGCTTTCCGGATCGTATTTCATGACTGGAATTTCGTGTTTCTGGCATGGAACCTGTTTCTGGCATGGATCCCGCTGGTTTTTATCAAGTGGGTCTGGGAGCAGGAGCGCAATCGGCCGCTGCCTTTCGGCCTTCTGGCTTTGTACCTGTTTGTCTGGCTGATGTTTTTTCCCAATGCACCTTACATCATCACCGACCTCAAACATCTCCGGAGCGTACCCGAAGCGATGATCTGGTATGACGCGCTGATGATCTTTACATTTTCACTTTCTGGCCTGATGACGGGTTTGTATAGTGTGCGGATCGTACACCGGATTGTTGCCGGCAGGTGGAACGGGTCACTGGCCTGGGCAACCATTATCTGCTCTCTCGTACTGAGCGGTTTCGGCGTATTCCTCGGGCGATATGGCCGCTGGAACAGCTGGGATGTGCTTACGCAGCCTGGCGCGCTGGTCCGGGGAATTATCAGCAGCATGCAAAATCCACTGGCGATAAAACACACCCTCACGTTTTCGTTCGTGCTCGTGTTGTCGTACTTTGCGTTCCACATCTTTGCAGAACTCAAACAGCATGAAGCCTCCCATCGATATTCTTAA
- a CDS encoding GDSL-type esterase/lipase family protein: MKKYILLIAAVWLNACHKPAYTTLDAPWQPDYAVDRSEAAIKAFEQSDSREMPAPGGIVLTGSSSFTKWKSAAQDLAPLPIINRGFGGSTLPEVIHYADRTISKYQPKTVVIYCENDMFGAKKKTPEQVRDAYVELTRKIREKQPDVRIYGVSLKPSPSRWARRQDVIKANQLIQDFIKKDKKHGYIDVWPVMLKDGRPDPAIFVSDSLHMNEEGYRRWTKVLKPILEKTA; encoded by the coding sequence ATGAAAAAGTACATCCTCCTCATTGCAGCCGTCTGGCTCAATGCATGTCATAAACCTGCATATACTACCCTGGATGCACCCTGGCAGCCCGATTATGCAGTAGACAGGTCGGAAGCAGCGATCAAAGCCTTCGAACAAAGCGATTCCCGGGAAATGCCTGCACCTGGCGGCATCGTCCTGACAGGCAGCTCGTCCTTTACGAAATGGAAGTCAGCCGCCCAGGACCTTGCACCTTTACCGATCATTAACCGCGGCTTCGGCGGGTCCACCCTGCCGGAAGTAATCCACTACGCCGACCGTACCATTTCGAAATATCAGCCTAAAACCGTTGTCATTTACTGCGAGAACGATATGTTCGGTGCAAAGAAAAAAACGCCCGAGCAGGTACGTGACGCCTATGTGGAGCTTACGCGCAAGATCCGCGAAAAGCAGCCTGACGTGCGGATCTACGGCGTTTCCCTGAAACCCTCGCCTTCTCGCTGGGCCAGGCGACAGGATGTTATAAAGGCCAACCAGCTGATCCAGGATTTTATTAAAAAAGATAAAAAGCACGGCTACATAGACGTATGGCCGGTCATGCTCAAAGACGGCAGGCCCGATCCGGCGATTTTTGTGAGTGACAGCCTCCATATGAACGAGGAAGGTTACAGGCGCTGGACCAAGGTGCTCAAACCTATTCTTGAAAAAACCGCCTGA
- a CDS encoding FGGY-family carbohydrate kinase — translation MKVTAIFDIGRTNKKYVLFDEKYQIVDEFSEALPETTDEDGFPTEDIDLLTNWVQTKWMELLESPKYDIKAVNVAGYGASLVHLDASNKPLTPLYSYLKPFPESLSRQFYSTYGDPTRISLQTGSPSMGMLNSGMQLYWLKYTRPDIYAQIATTLHLPQYILYLLTGRKVSDYTSLGCHTALWSFEMWDYHDWVKQEGIHKKLAPVLASSSFIYRHNDKGIQSGFGLHDSSSALIPYRMAVKKPFVLLSTGTWCINFNSFTSKPLTSYQLERDCMNYLTPEGSGVTASRLFLGREHDYQVNRIAEYFRVAPDFYKQVKLDEEILKADTPPFYSACMTGNGPFPEANTQEWQVSAFSSAEAAYHHLLKGLTDMLAVSLELVGVNDVQAIYIDGGFARNEIFTKLVARNFPKHTVHVTDLPYATSLGSALHVTRPQNFEFLSEIREIQP, via the coding sequence ATGAAAGTAACGGCGATTTTTGACATTGGCAGGACCAATAAAAAGTATGTACTTTTTGACGAAAAGTACCAGATCGTAGATGAGTTTTCCGAGGCACTTCCGGAAACCACCGATGAGGATGGATTTCCTACCGAGGATATTGATTTGCTAACCAATTGGGTACAAACCAAATGGATGGAATTGCTGGAAAGTCCGAAATATGACATCAAGGCCGTCAATGTGGCGGGCTATGGTGCCAGCCTCGTGCACCTGGATGCTTCCAACAAGCCGCTCACGCCGCTTTACTCCTACCTGAAACCTTTTCCGGAATCCCTGTCGAGGCAGTTTTACAGTACATACGGCGATCCCACGCGTATTTCATTACAAACCGGATCACCGTCCATGGGTATGCTGAACTCCGGCATGCAGCTGTACTGGCTGAAATATACCCGGCCCGACATTTACGCACAAATTGCCACTACCCTGCATTTGCCACAGTACATTTTGTACCTGCTGACCGGCAGAAAAGTGAGCGATTACACTTCACTGGGCTGTCATACCGCACTCTGGAGTTTCGAGATGTGGGATTATCATGATTGGGTAAAACAGGAAGGTATCCACAAAAAGCTGGCACCTGTACTTGCTTCTTCTTCTTTCATTTACCGGCATAATGATAAGGGAATCCAGTCGGGTTTCGGGCTGCACGACAGTTCTTCGGCGCTGATACCTTACCGGATGGCGGTAAAAAAACCGTTTGTACTGCTCTCAACCGGTACCTGGTGCATCAACTTCAATTCATTCACGTCCAAGCCGCTGACCTCGTATCAGCTGGAAAGAGACTGCATGAACTACCTGACACCGGAAGGCAGCGGCGTTACTGCTTCAAGGCTGTTTCTGGGCAGGGAACATGATTACCAGGTCAATCGCATTGCGGAATATTTCCGTGTCGCTCCTGATTTTTACAAGCAGGTAAAACTGGACGAGGAGATTCTGAAAGCGGATACGCCTCCATTTTATTCCGCCTGCATGACGGGTAACGGCCCCTTCCCTGAGGCCAATACCCAGGAGTGGCAGGTGAGTGCGTTTTCATCTGCTGAGGCTGCATACCATCATTTGCTGAAAGGACTTACAGACATGCTGGCCGTGTCGCTGGAACTGGTGGGTGTCAATGATGTACAGGCGATCTATATTGACGGTGGTTTTGCAAGAAATGAGATCTTCACCAAGCTGGTAGCAAGGAACTTTCCAAAGCATACCGTACATGTGACCGACCTGCCCTATGCAACATCGCTGGGATCGGCATTGCATGTAACCCGGCCACAAAATTTTGAGTTTTTAAGCGAAATCCGCGAAATACAACCCTGA
- the recG gene encoding ATP-dependent DNA helicase RecG: MTSENITAGRSTFFDTKIEFLKGVGPQKAALLNEELGIFTFADLIQHYPFRHEDRTVFHQIASLNEQMPAAHIKGRLREKVLTGEGGKKRLIAYFTDGTGLMELVWFQGIPWFEKNLRPNAEYIVYGKPVYFGGRWSITHPEIDLLTPENEQAGYWQPIYPLTEKLRRKFVDSRALSRYIRTLLDIALPHIRETLPDTLIKKFRLISKGDALRNFHLPQNAQWLHQAQRRLKFEELFYNQFRLIKNKLLHKTEYPGLVFNEVHLVKEFYEKYLPFSLTGAQVRVLQEIHADLKTGKQMNRLLQGDVGSGKTIVGFITMLFALDNHAQACLMAPTEILADQHYQGLKHFADLLGINIGKLTGSTKKKDREVIHRQLLDGSMQIIVGTHALIEDIVQFQNLGLCIIDEQHRFGVAQRARLWAKNPRINPHMLVMTATPIPRTLAMTLYGDLDISAIDELPAGRKPIKTVHRYDAHRASVFGFMKDELAKGRQIYIVYPLIEESEKIDLKDLMDGYESISRSFPEVPLSILHGKMKSQDKDYEMRRFVTGETRMMVATTVIEVGVNVPNASVMVIENAERFGLSQLHQLRGRVGRGAEQSYCILMTDYKISKDTKLRIETMCRTNNGFEIAEVDLQLRGPGDMAGTQQSGLVDLLVANLAQDGEILKAARIAAEEILENDPDLIQPVNLPIRQHLANLRKEETNWNRIS; encoded by the coding sequence ATGACGAGCGAGAATATAACAGCGGGAAGGTCCACATTTTTTGACACAAAAATCGAGTTTCTGAAAGGGGTAGGGCCACAGAAGGCAGCGCTGCTCAATGAGGAACTGGGCATCTTTACTTTTGCTGACCTGATCCAGCATTATCCATTCCGGCATGAGGACCGCACTGTTTTTCACCAGATCGCGTCCCTCAACGAGCAAATGCCGGCAGCCCACATCAAAGGCAGGCTGCGCGAAAAGGTACTTACCGGCGAAGGCGGCAAAAAGCGCCTGATCGCCTATTTTACAGATGGTACCGGGCTGATGGAGCTGGTCTGGTTTCAGGGTATTCCCTGGTTTGAGAAAAACCTGAGGCCGAATGCTGAGTACATTGTCTATGGAAAGCCCGTCTATTTTGGAGGAAGATGGAGCATTACGCATCCCGAAATTGACCTGCTTACCCCGGAAAATGAGCAGGCCGGGTACTGGCAGCCCATTTACCCCCTTACCGAGAAGCTGCGCAGGAAGTTTGTTGACAGCCGTGCATTGAGCCGGTACATACGCACTTTGCTTGACATTGCATTGCCGCACATCCGGGAAACACTCCCTGATACGCTCATAAAGAAGTTCAGGCTCATATCCAAGGGAGATGCCCTGCGGAACTTTCATTTACCCCAAAATGCACAATGGCTGCATCAGGCGCAACGCCGGCTGAAATTTGAGGAGCTGTTTTACAATCAGTTCAGGCTGATTAAAAACAAGCTGCTGCACAAAACGGAGTACCCGGGACTTGTGTTCAATGAGGTACATTTGGTAAAAGAATTTTATGAAAAGTACCTGCCTTTTAGCCTCACCGGCGCACAGGTAAGGGTATTGCAGGAAATACATGCCGACCTCAAAACCGGGAAGCAGATGAACCGCCTTTTGCAGGGCGATGTAGGTTCAGGAAAGACGATCGTAGGTTTCATTACCATGCTTTTTGCATTGGATAATCATGCCCAGGCCTGCCTGATGGCACCCACCGAGATTCTTGCCGATCAGCATTACCAGGGACTGAAACACTTTGCCGACCTGCTGGGCATCAACATTGGCAAGCTCACAGGCTCTACCAAAAAGAAAGACCGCGAGGTGATACACCGCCAGCTGCTAGACGGCTCTATGCAGATTATCGTCGGGACTCATGCATTGATCGAGGACATTGTACAATTTCAAAATCTGGGCTTATGCATTATTGATGAGCAACACCGGTTTGGTGTGGCGCAGCGGGCGCGTCTTTGGGCTAAAAACCCGCGCATCAACCCGCATATGCTGGTTATGACGGCCACGCCCATTCCGCGTACCCTGGCTATGACGCTGTACGGTGACCTGGATATTTCGGCGATCGACGAGCTGCCGGCCGGTCGGAAGCCAATCAAAACTGTGCACCGCTACGACGCACACCGGGCTTCTGTTTTCGGGTTTATGAAAGACGAACTTGCCAAAGGACGACAGATCTACATTGTGTATCCACTGATTGAAGAATCCGAGAAAATAGACCTCAAAGATCTTATGGATGGCTACGAGAGTATATCAAGGTCGTTTCCGGAAGTTCCCCTAAGCATTTTGCATGGTAAAATGAAGTCGCAGGACAAGGACTATGAAATGCGCAGGTTTGTCACCGGGGAAACGCGGATGATGGTCGCTACTACGGTCATCGAGGTGGGCGTGAATGTCCCCAATGCATCTGTGATGGTGATCGAAAATGCCGAGCGGTTCGGGCTTTCACAGCTCCACCAGTTACGCGGCAGGGTAGGGCGGGGTGCAGAGCAATCGTATTGTATCCTGATGACGGATTACAAGATCAGCAAGGATACCAAGCTGCGTATTGAGACGATGTGCCGCACCAACAATGGATTTGAAATTGCCGAAGTAGACTTGCAGCTCCGGGGACCAGGAGACATGGCAGGTACCCAGCAGAGCGGGCTTGTAGACCTGCTGGTGGCCAATCTGGCGCAGGATGGTGAAATATTGAAAGCTGCCCGCATCGCTGCGGAAGAGATTCTCGAAAATGACCCTGACCTGATCCAGCCGGTAAACCTGCCCATCAGGCAGCACCTGGCAAACCTCAGGAAGGAAGAAACCAACTGGAACAGGATCAGCTAG
- a CDS encoding TolC family protein: MKNLLLLFCLLPLCTSAQKVLGLAECFELLTKNNLTYQQGNLQAEAAQAQLRQTRSQIFPQIYISANQSVNLGRSIDQYTNAYIDQVYNYSSLSTGLQVPVFQGFKLQNQIRQYVLLKESAMENRTAVLNAQTVLLMQGYVNVLATNALLLAAGEQVASSKQQVERVEKQLNAGVVGTNVLYEIKAQLANDKYNEVTALNNYRTARLALFQRINIAPDDSIVFEGLSDKNLAMPSYDARQIYDEAQKSFPELKSAELYRQSFSYQVKSIKANNYPSLVLGGNLGAFYASTNNNLDYFKQLNATRNGSLSLGLNIPIMGRWVTRPRVELAKVQERLAQNTLDVTSQLLRQAIEVAVLNLSAMSDKYMAAQGQVESLDAAFKVVESKLNAGIANTFEYTVAKANLAQAQANAIEAKYGFLMQQKLLQYYRQGNFNGVL; the protein is encoded by the coding sequence ATGAAAAATTTACTACTCCTTTTCTGCCTCCTGCCACTCTGTACTTCCGCCCAGAAGGTGCTTGGCCTGGCGGAATGCTTTGAACTGCTGACCAAAAACAACCTGACCTACCAGCAGGGCAATTTGCAGGCAGAAGCCGCTCAGGCGCAGCTCCGCCAGACCAGGTCACAGATTTTCCCGCAAATCTATATCAGTGCCAATCAGAGCGTGAACCTGGGACGCAGCATCGACCAGTATACCAATGCGTATATAGACCAGGTTTACAATTACAGCTCGTTGAGTACCGGTTTGCAGGTACCGGTTTTCCAGGGTTTTAAACTGCAAAACCAAATCCGCCAGTACGTGCTGCTGAAAGAATCAGCCATGGAAAACCGTACGGCCGTACTGAATGCGCAAACTGTGTTGTTGATGCAGGGATACGTGAATGTACTGGCCACCAACGCATTGCTGCTGGCAGCCGGAGAACAGGTAGCCTCTTCCAAACAGCAGGTTGAAAGGGTTGAAAAACAGCTCAATGCAGGTGTAGTCGGCACCAATGTGCTGTACGAGATCAAGGCGCAGCTGGCCAATGACAAGTACAATGAGGTAACTGCGCTCAACAACTACCGGACAGCCAGGCTGGCATTGTTTCAGCGGATCAACATCGCACCCGACGACAGCATTGTTTTTGAAGGCTTGTCCGATAAGAACCTGGCCATGCCTTCCTATGATGCCCGTCAGATTTACGACGAAGCCCAAAAGTCTTTCCCGGAGCTGAAAAGCGCGGAACTGTACCGTCAAAGTTTTTCTTACCAGGTTAAATCCATCAAGGCCAACAATTATCCGTCCCTGGTACTGGGCGGTAATCTCGGGGCATTTTATGCCTCTACCAACAACAACCTCGACTATTTCAAGCAGCTGAATGCGACCCGGAACGGCTCGCTGAGCCTGGGTCTCAACATCCCGATCATGGGACGCTGGGTAACCCGGCCGCGTGTTGAGCTTGCCAAGGTGCAGGAACGACTGGCGCAAAATACGCTGGATGTAACCAGCCAATTGCTCCGCCAGGCGATTGAAGTGGCCGTACTCAACCTCAGCGCCATGTCTGATAAATACATGGCCGCCCAGGGACAGGTTGAATCGCTTGATGCTGCGTTTAAGGTGGTGGAAAGCAAGCTCAATGCAGGCATCGCCAATACTTTTGAGTATACCGTGGCCAAAGCCAACCTGGCCCAGGCACAGGCCAATGCCATTGAAGCGAAGTACGGATTTCTGATGCAGCAAAAGTTACTACAATACTACCGCCAGGGCAATTTCAATGGCGTGCTATAA
- a CDS encoding winged helix-turn-helix domain-containing protein: MEWLEKFNKVFESKIRLGLMSVLVVNDALSFNELKELLQLTDGNLASHLKALEEIRYIEFQKQFLGRKPLTTYKATQEGHKAFTEHLQVLENMIRQNL; the protein is encoded by the coding sequence ATGGAGTGGTTAGAAAAATTTAATAAAGTTTTTGAAAGTAAAATAAGGCTTGGGCTGATGTCCGTGCTGGTGGTAAATGATGCTCTGAGTTTCAACGAATTAAAAGAGCTGCTTCAACTCACCGACGGTAACCTCGCCTCGCATCTCAAAGCCCTCGAAGAGATCAGGTACATTGAATTTCAGAAGCAATTTCTGGGCCGCAAGCCGCTTACAACTTACAAAGCCACTCAGGAAGGCCACAAAGCATTCACAGAGCATTTGCAGGTACTTGAAAATATGATCAGGCAGAATTTGTAG
- a CDS encoding diacylglycerol kinase family protein gives MKPPIDILKAARSFRYAGVGIYNLFRFENNARIHLLACLLVIIAGVFFKITSSEWAIIIIQVALVWSAEAFNTAIEKLADLVSPDYHPVIKVVKDTAAAGVLMLAISAVLVGGIVFLPKLAALTGW, from the coding sequence ATGAAGCCTCCCATCGATATTCTTAAAGCGGCGCGCAGCTTCCGGTACGCCGGCGTGGGTATTTATAATTTGTTCAGGTTTGAAAACAATGCGCGCATTCACCTTCTGGCTTGCTTGCTGGTGATCATTGCGGGCGTTTTTTTCAAAATAACTTCCTCCGAATGGGCGATTATCATTATCCAGGTCGCACTTGTATGGTCGGCTGAGGCATTTAATACTGCCATCGAGAAGCTGGCCGATCTTGTTTCCCCCGATTACCACCCGGTTATCAAAGTGGTGAAGGATACTGCCGCAGCGGGTGTGCTGATGCTGGCCATATCGGCTGTGCTGGTAGGCGGGATCGTCTTTTTGCCAAAGCTGGCCGCTTTAACGGGCTGGTGA